A genome region from Camelina sativa cultivar DH55 chromosome 10, Cs, whole genome shotgun sequence includes the following:
- the LOC104718963 gene encoding DNA-directed RNA polymerase V subunit 7, with product MFLKVQLPWNVMIPAENMDAKGLILKRAILVQLLEAFASKKATKELGYYVAVTTLDKIGEGKIREHTGEVLFPVMFSGMTFKIFKGEIIHGVVHKVLKHGVFMRCGPIENVYLSYTKMPDYKYIPGENPIFMNDKMSRIQVEATVRVVVLGTKWMEAEREFQALASLEGDYLGPIFEE from the coding sequence ATGTTTCTCAAAGTCCAGTTACCATGGAACGTGATGATTCCAGCTGAAAACATGGACGCAAAAGGGCTGATTCTAAAGAGGGCTATACTAGTCCAGTTACTAGAGGCATTTGCTTCCAAGAAAGCAACCAAGGAGCTTGGCTACTACGTGGCAGTCACGACTCTAGACAAGATTGGAGAAGGCAAAATCAGGGAGCACACGGGTGAAGTTCTGTTCCCGGTGATGTTCAGCGGAATGACTTTCAAGATCTTTAAAGGAGAGATAATTCACGGTGTGGTGCACAAGGTGTTGAAGCACGGTGTGTTCATGAGATGTGGTCCTATCGAGAATGTTTACCTCTCATACACGAAGATGCCGGATTACAAGTACATCCCAGGAGAGAACCCGATCTTCATGAATGATAAGATGTCTAGGATCCAGGTTGAGGCTACAGTGAGGGTCGTGGTGCTTGGGACCAAGTGGATGGAGGCAGAGAGAGAGTTTCAGGCGTTGGCTAGCTTGGAAGGTGACTATCTTGGACCAATCTTTGAAGAGTGA
- the LOC104718961 gene encoding uncharacterized protein LOC104718961 isoform X2: protein MDAAGESSFNQKNEVGEKPVIVRVKGKVGQSLLDAFLDSQERNLLTLLSKKIPLDDLVIGKTMQHVAVRILRMWEARNFKLNGTLMSLDMLFLDEKENVIQGSIYHRRIAKFEDHLEEGKMYLISNFEVVPTYGYYKVTDNPFTIRFLDSTQIVQLPEDICTINVEKFRLYTYAENHKFVGTNIHLFDVVGQILEVHGSNLEVSTSTERIVLLLLLADNESIRVTLWDEQASTFRQQLQQTNRQNSVIAKCI, encoded by the exons ATGGATGCGGCTGGTGAAAGttcttttaatcaaaaaaatgaGGTAGGAGAGAAGCCTGTCATTGTTAGAGTTAAGGGAAAAGTGGGACAGTCTCTGCTAGATGCTTTCT TGGATTCACAAGAAAGGAATTTACTTACACTACTATCCAAGAAGATACCTCTCGATGATCTGGTCATAGGGAAAACTATGCAACATGTTGCTGTTCGTATCTTGCGTATGTGGGAAGCAAGAAACTTCAAACTTAACGGAACACTCATGAGTTTGGATATGCTCTTTTTGGATGAAAAG GAAAATGTAATTCAAGGATCAATTTACCACCGCCGAATTGCCAAATTTGAAGACCATCTCGAAGAAGGGAAAATGTACCTTATTAGCAATTTTGAAGTTGTTCCCACCTACGGCTATTACAAAGTGACAGACAATCCATTTACTATCAGATTTTTGGATTCAACTCAGATTGTTCAACTTCCCGAAGATATCTGTACAATAAACGTTGAAAAATTCAGGCTATACACTTATGCTGAAAATCACAAATTTGTCGGGACCAATATCCACTTGTTTG ATGTCGTGGGACAAATATTGGAAGTCCATGGGTCTAATTTGGAGGTTTCTACCTCAACTGAAAGGATCGTCCTCCTGCTCTTGCTAGCAGA CAATGAATCAATACGAGTTACACTTTGGGATGAGCAAGCTTCAACCTTTCGTCAACAATTGCAGCAAACTAATCGACAAAACAGTGTCATT GCAAAATGCATTTGA
- the LOC104718964 gene encoding uncharacterized protein At2g29880-like: protein MGDSQKSKEKGSYSQWGPEETKVLVELLVDGVHRNWRDNSGNFSKLIVEQNFLPVLSERLGCQKNHNQYLSRWKYLRERYNHYLDLQRFNSGFGWDPEMKKFTAPDEVWEEYFKKHPKHKHLRYESNERFEDLQLIFGCGLATGGSAIGMGDTTDDRSFIGESKRVRDNIIGDEAFEPSSQDPSASRECDISPPFQGTNPKGRLGKLPTKKRPRTLATSNVDKLKTDEEDPMIIVSNKILNVIQQR from the exons ATGGGAGATTCCCAAAAGAGTAAGGAAAAGGGTTCATATAGTCAATGGGGACCAGAAGAGACAAAAGTGCTAGTAGAGTTACTTGTTGATGGAGTTCACCGAAACTGGCGTGATAATAGCGGTAACTTTAGCAAGTTAATTGTGGAGCAAAATTTTTTACCAGTTCTTAGTGAAAGACTTGGATgccaaaaaaatcacaatcagTACCTAAGTAGATGGAAATACTTGAGAGAAAGGTACAACCATTATTTAGATCTTCAACGCTTCAATTCTGGATTTGGATGGGATCCTGAAATGAAAAAGTTCACTGCTCCGGATGAAGTGTGGGAAGAGTACTTCAAG AAACATCCTAAACATAAACATCTACGATATGAGTCAAACgaaagatttgaagatcttCAACTCATATTTGGATGTGGCTTAGCTACCGGTGGTTCCGCTATTGGAATGGGTGATACCACTGATGATCGAAGCTTTATTGGGGAGAGTAAAAGAGTGAGAGATAACATAATCGGTGATGAAGCTTTTGAACCATCATCTCAAGATCCATCAGCATCAAGAGAATGTGATATATCACCACCCTTTCAAGGCACCAATCCCAAAGGTCGGTTGGGCAAACTTCCAACAAAGAAGAGGCCTAGAACCTTAGCTACTAGTAATGTGGATAAGCTGAAAACTGATGAGGAGGACCCTATGATCATAGTTAGTAATAAGATCCTAAATGTCATACAACAAAGATAA
- the LOC104718961 gene encoding uncharacterized protein LOC104718961 isoform X1 — translation MDAAGESSFNQKNEVGEKPVIVRVKGKVGQSLLDAFLPVDSQERNLLTLLSKKIPLDDLVIGKTMQHVAVRILRMWEARNFKLNGTLMSLDMLFLDEKENVIQGSIYHRRIAKFEDHLEEGKMYLISNFEVVPTYGYYKVTDNPFTIRFLDSTQIVQLPEDICTINVEKFRLYTYAENHKFVGTNIHLFDVVGQILEVHGSNLEVSTSTERIVLLLLLADNESIRVTLWDEQASTFRQQLQQTNRQNSVIAKCI, via the exons ATGGATGCGGCTGGTGAAAGttcttttaatcaaaaaaatgaGGTAGGAGAGAAGCCTGTCATTGTTAGAGTTAAGGGAAAAGTGGGACAGTCTCTGCTAGATGCTTTCT TGCCAGTGGATTCACAAGAAAGGAATTTACTTACACTACTATCCAAGAAGATACCTCTCGATGATCTGGTCATAGGGAAAACTATGCAACATGTTGCTGTTCGTATCTTGCGTATGTGGGAAGCAAGAAACTTCAAACTTAACGGAACACTCATGAGTTTGGATATGCTCTTTTTGGATGAAAAG GAAAATGTAATTCAAGGATCAATTTACCACCGCCGAATTGCCAAATTTGAAGACCATCTCGAAGAAGGGAAAATGTACCTTATTAGCAATTTTGAAGTTGTTCCCACCTACGGCTATTACAAAGTGACAGACAATCCATTTACTATCAGATTTTTGGATTCAACTCAGATTGTTCAACTTCCCGAAGATATCTGTACAATAAACGTTGAAAAATTCAGGCTATACACTTATGCTGAAAATCACAAATTTGTCGGGACCAATATCCACTTGTTTG ATGTCGTGGGACAAATATTGGAAGTCCATGGGTCTAATTTGGAGGTTTCTACCTCAACTGAAAGGATCGTCCTCCTGCTCTTGCTAGCAGA CAATGAATCAATACGAGTTACACTTTGGGATGAGCAAGCTTCAACCTTTCGTCAACAATTGCAGCAAACTAATCGACAAAACAGTGTCATT GCAAAATGCATTTGA